The following are encoded in a window of Sinomonas cyclohexanicum genomic DNA:
- a CDS encoding DUF4232 domain-containing protein — protein sequence MNRFQRALVLVSPLLLAGGLAGCGGGTATPGASASSSSPSSTASSTTASSSAPSPSATTGASTPPAGSQPPPATTPAAGSPARCLSTQLEGSIQPGAGGAAGTVYQKIALKNVSQTPCLLEGFAGVSLTNGPQGDPIGAPADRDTSAAVVPIVLQPGQSGAADFGLHQAHNYQGCTVVEAAGYRVYPPEDYGSLFIPAQATACSNPDIHLLTLRAFQPFS from the coding sequence ATGAACCGCTTCCAGCGTGCCCTGGTCCTCGTCTCGCCGCTCCTCCTCGCGGGAGGGCTCGCCGGCTGTGGCGGCGGGACGGCGACGCCCGGGGCGTCCGCGTCGTCGAGCTCGCCCAGCTCGACCGCCAGTTCCACGACTGCCAGTTCCTCGGCCCCGAGTCCCTCGGCGACCACCGGGGCGAGCACGCCGCCGGCCGGAAGCCAGCCGCCGCCCGCGACCACGCCCGCCGCGGGGAGCCCCGCGCGCTGCCTCTCGACGCAGCTCGAGGGCAGCATCCAGCCCGGTGCCGGCGGCGCGGCAGGAACCGTGTACCAGAAGATCGCGCTGAAGAACGTCTCCCAGACGCCGTGCCTGCTCGAGGGCTTCGCCGGCGTCTCGCTCACGAATGGCCCGCAGGGCGACCCGATCGGAGCGCCGGCGGACCGGGACACCTCTGCGGCCGTCGTGCCGATCGTGCTGCAGCCGGGGCAGAGCGGTGCCGCGGACTTCGGCCTGCATCAGGCCCACAATTACCAGGGCTGCACGGTCGTCGAGGCGGCCGGTTATCGCGTGTACCCGCCGGAGGACTACGGCTCGCTGTTCATTCCGGCTCAGGCGACGGCCTGCAGCAACCCGGATATCCACTTGCTGACGCTGCGCGCTTTCCAACCGTTCTCGTGA
- a CDS encoding YcnI family copper-binding membrane protein has protein sequence MNTLTTRIRRASRVLAPAALAGGLVLAAAGAASAHVGITPSSTDAGASSLLTIAVPHGCGDSPTTKVAISLPAELVDAQPTVNANWTVEKVTQKLDSPQKLADGSSVTQRTSQVVYTAKTPLDSHLRDTFVLSVKLPADAAGKTLYFPTLQTCEQGSTDWKEIPAEGAGHDSVKSPAPSVTVTAAKAASTDHSGHASADTADPASATTPTAAEGGAAAGWAGLGAGLAGLVLGGIALFRTRARKA, from the coding sequence GTGAACACCCTGACCACCCGTATCCGCCGCGCCTCGCGCGTCCTCGCACCCGCCGCCCTGGCGGGCGGCCTCGTGCTCGCCGCCGCCGGTGCGGCCTCCGCCCATGTGGGCATCACCCCGTCCTCGACCGACGCCGGCGCGTCGTCGCTGCTGACCATCGCGGTCCCGCACGGCTGCGGGGACAGCCCCACCACGAAGGTCGCGATCTCCCTGCCCGCCGAACTCGTGGACGCGCAGCCGACCGTCAACGCGAACTGGACCGTCGAGAAGGTGACCCAGAAACTCGACTCGCCGCAGAAGCTCGCGGATGGCTCGAGCGTGACGCAGCGGACCTCGCAGGTCGTGTACACGGCGAAGACCCCGCTGGACTCTCACCTGCGCGACACGTTCGTGCTGAGCGTCAAGCTCCCTGCGGACGCGGCGGGCAAGACCCTGTACTTCCCGACGCTCCAGACGTGCGAGCAGGGCTCGACCGACTGGAAGGAGATCCCCGCGGAGGGCGCGGGCCACGACTCCGTGAAGTCCCCCGCGCCTTCTGTCACCGTGACCGCGGCGAAGGCCGCGAGCACCGACCACTCCGGCCACGCCTCCGCGGACACGGCGGACCCGGCGTCCGCGACCACGCCCACCGCGGCCGAGGGCGGAGCCGCGGCCGGGTGGGCGGGCCTCGGGGCGGGGCTCGCGGGGCTCGTGCTCGGCGGGATCGCCCTGTTCCGGACGCGCGCCCGCAAGGCCTGA
- a CDS encoding cation:proton antiporter produces the protein MSFVELSLICVVALVGPALAARKSWHLPLVLGELVAGVLVGKSLLGWVNADNETFTFLADIGFALMMFVAGTHVPMRDRTIRGAIGKGALRVVVAAVVATALGVAVAMLFGSENAPLYVVLMASSSAALVLPIVDSLKLTGRSVLELTAQVALADVAAIVALPLAIDPANAGPKAVGALAVAACALVVWWVLRYFETNGGRQRLHHVSEERKFALELRIQLTILFALAGLAVFTHVSIMLAGFAFGLAVSAVGEPRRLARQLFALNDGFLGPVFFVWLGASIDLRQLGGHPQMIVLGLLLGVGAVVAHGANRLTGLPLPFAVGSAAQLGVPVAAATIGRTLGVFAQGEDAALLLGALVTIGSTTAAASWAAKRAAAADTPQAPPPPAPPPPAPNPV, from the coding sequence GTGTCCTTCGTCGAACTCTCGCTCATCTGCGTCGTCGCGCTCGTGGGGCCGGCACTGGCCGCACGGAAGTCCTGGCACCTCCCGCTCGTCCTGGGCGAGCTGGTCGCGGGGGTCCTCGTGGGCAAGTCCCTGCTGGGCTGGGTCAACGCCGACAATGAGACGTTCACGTTCCTCGCCGACATCGGCTTCGCCCTGATGATGTTCGTCGCGGGAACGCACGTGCCGATGCGGGACCGCACCATCCGCGGCGCGATCGGCAAGGGCGCGCTCCGCGTCGTGGTCGCCGCGGTGGTGGCCACTGCGCTCGGGGTTGCCGTGGCCATGCTGTTCGGCTCCGAGAATGCGCCGCTGTACGTGGTGCTCATGGCTTCGTCGTCAGCAGCGCTGGTCCTGCCGATTGTGGATTCGCTCAAGCTGACCGGCAGGAGCGTCCTCGAGCTCACCGCCCAGGTGGCGCTGGCTGACGTCGCCGCAATCGTTGCCCTGCCCCTAGCGATCGACCCCGCCAACGCCGGCCCCAAGGCCGTGGGCGCGCTCGCCGTGGCGGCGTGCGCCCTCGTGGTCTGGTGGGTGCTTCGCTACTTCGAGACGAACGGCGGGCGGCAGAGGCTGCATCATGTCTCAGAGGAGCGGAAGTTCGCCCTCGAGCTGCGCATCCAGCTCACGATCCTCTTCGCCCTCGCAGGCCTGGCCGTCTTCACTCACGTCTCGATCATGCTCGCGGGGTTCGCGTTCGGCCTCGCCGTCTCCGCGGTCGGGGAGCCGCGCCGCCTCGCCCGGCAGCTGTTCGCCCTCAACGACGGCTTCCTCGGCCCGGTCTTCTTCGTATGGCTCGGGGCATCGATCGACCTGAGACAGCTCGGCGGCCACCCGCAGATGATCGTCCTCGGCCTCCTGTTGGGCGTCGGCGCCGTCGTCGCGCATGGCGCCAATCGGCTCACGGGGCTGCCCCTGCCATTCGCGGTCGGCTCCGCTGCGCAGCTCGGCGTGCCGGTCGCGGCGGCGACCATCGGCCGAACCCTCGGCGTGTTCGCCCAGGGGGAGGATGCCGCGCTCCTCCTCGGCGCGCTGGTCACCATCGGGAGCACGACGGCGGCCGCCTCTTGGGCGGCCAAGCGGGCCGCAGCGGCGGATACACCTCAGGCTCCGCCCCCTCCGGCACCCCCTCCGCCCGCGCCGAACCCCGTCTAA
- a CDS encoding sulfite oxidase, with translation MRAKISTPHRPHRHEPLRPGPEQAAPPAPEQYPPRAPTTGPVTDEELELGRRNHSAPLEALQWPLTPPGLHYTVVHFDIPDVQPETWRLRVHGAVEHPLELTLSDLQRRPRRTATVTLECAGNGRGRLDPRPQSVPWDTGAFGTAEWTGTPLAPILEEAGLAPEAVELVFTGADRGVQGGLEQDYARSLPVAVALEGDLILAYEMAGAPLPPQHGYPLRLLVPGWYGMASVKWLTAIDAVTEPAHLFQNEGTYRYSQSAEDPGEPVTRQRVRSLLIPPGIPDFFTRRRTVDAGPTMLRGRAWSGTGPVRRVEVGIDGHWMEAHVEPPPGPHAWQEFSAAWVADPGPHTLACRATDSAGNIQPLAQDWTYQGMGNNAVQEVAVEVRRSP, from the coding sequence ATGCGAGCCAAGATCAGCACCCCGCACCGGCCGCACCGGCACGAGCCGCTCCGTCCCGGACCCGAGCAGGCAGCCCCGCCGGCACCCGAGCAGTACCCGCCGCGCGCCCCGACCACCGGCCCCGTCACCGACGAGGAACTCGAACTCGGCCGCCGCAACCATTCGGCACCGCTCGAGGCACTGCAGTGGCCGCTCACCCCGCCCGGCCTGCACTACACCGTGGTCCACTTCGACATCCCGGACGTCCAGCCCGAGACCTGGCGCCTGCGCGTCCACGGCGCCGTCGAGCATCCGCTGGAGCTGACCCTCAGCGACCTGCAGCGGCGCCCGCGCCGCACAGCGACCGTCACCCTCGAGTGCGCGGGCAACGGCCGCGGCCGCCTCGACCCACGCCCTCAGAGCGTCCCGTGGGACACGGGCGCGTTCGGCACGGCGGAATGGACGGGCACGCCCCTGGCACCGATCCTCGAGGAAGCCGGTCTGGCCCCGGAGGCGGTCGAGCTGGTCTTCACCGGGGCCGACCGCGGCGTCCAGGGCGGCCTCGAGCAGGACTACGCGCGCTCGCTCCCGGTCGCCGTGGCCCTCGAGGGGGACCTGATCCTCGCGTACGAGATGGCCGGGGCGCCGCTCCCGCCGCAGCATGGCTACCCGCTGCGCCTGCTCGTACCAGGCTGGTACGGCATGGCCAGCGTCAAGTGGCTCACCGCGATCGACGCCGTCACGGAACCCGCGCACCTGTTCCAGAACGAGGGCACCTACCGCTACTCGCAGTCCGCGGAGGATCCCGGCGAGCCCGTCACGCGCCAGCGCGTGCGCTCGCTGCTGATCCCGCCGGGCATCCCCGACTTCTTCACCCGGCGCCGAACCGTGGATGCCGGTCCCACGATGCTCCGAGGCCGCGCCTGGTCCGGCACCGGGCCGGTGAGGCGGGTAGAGGTCGGGATCGACGGCCACTGGATGGAGGCCCACGTCGAGCCGCCGCCCGGCCCGCACGCGTGGCAGGAGTTCAGCGCCGCGTGGGTCGCGGACCCGGGCCCGCACACGCTCGCGTGCCGCGCCACCGACTCGGCCGGGAACATCCAGCCCCTCGCGCAGGACTGGACGTACCAGGGCATGGGCAACAATGCCGTCCAGGAGGTCGCCGTCGAGGTCCGCCGCTCGCCATAG
- a CDS encoding DNA-formamidopyrimidine glycosylase family protein: protein MPEGDNVYQAAQKMHAALAGKRLAASDFRVPAFATLDLVGWTVLEVVSRGKHLLHRLAPPDDTAAHDGAGRLSIHSHLSMEGSWQVYPPGQRWRKPAHTARAVLTAEDGVSAVGFSLGMLEVIPTAEEGGAVGHLGPDLLGPDWDAARAEANLRAQPGRAVGLALLDQRNLAGIGNIYRCEVCFLGRVHPATPVARVPDLAGMVAAAKRLLEANKARPRNTVGGFGPRNSTWVYGRAGQACLRCRTRIEHGTLAEPTPGTGALLGETRERDIWFCPSCQPLP, encoded by the coding sequence GTGCCTGAGGGCGACAACGTCTACCAGGCCGCGCAGAAGATGCACGCGGCCCTCGCCGGCAAGCGCCTCGCAGCGAGCGACTTCCGGGTGCCCGCCTTCGCGACCCTGGACCTTGTGGGCTGGACAGTGCTCGAGGTCGTCTCGCGCGGCAAGCACCTCCTGCACCGCCTCGCTCCGCCGGACGACACGGCCGCGCACGACGGCGCCGGGCGGCTGAGCATCCACTCGCACCTGTCGATGGAGGGTTCATGGCAGGTCTATCCGCCGGGCCAACGGTGGCGGAAGCCCGCGCACACGGCCCGCGCGGTCCTTACCGCCGAGGACGGCGTGAGCGCTGTCGGCTTCTCCCTCGGAATGCTCGAGGTGATCCCGACCGCCGAGGAGGGCGGCGCCGTCGGCCATCTGGGCCCTGACCTGCTCGGCCCCGACTGGGACGCCGCCCGCGCGGAGGCGAACCTGCGCGCACAACCGGGGCGCGCCGTCGGACTCGCGCTCCTCGACCAACGGAACCTCGCCGGGATCGGGAACATCTACCGCTGCGAGGTGTGCTTCCTCGGGCGGGTCCACCCGGCCACCCCCGTGGCGCGCGTCCCGGATCTCGCGGGCATGGTCGCCGCGGCCAAGCGGCTGCTCGAGGCCAACAAGGCGCGCCCGCGCAACACGGTCGGCGGGTTCGGGCCGAGGAACTCGACCTGGGTGTACGGGCGCGCCGGGCAGGCGTGCCTGCGCTGCCGGACGCGGATCGAACACGGCACCCTCGCCGAGCCCACACCGGGCACGGGAGCGCTCCTCGGCGAGACGCGCGAGCGCGACATCTGGTTCTGCCCCAGCTGCCAGCCGCTCCCCTGA